Genomic DNA from Mus musculus strain C57BL/6J chromosome 11, GRCm38.p6 C57BL/6J:
CTAATGAAAGAAGCCAGTTATTATAACATCAGTGCAGTtaggaaggactgaagaaaacTGTATTTGGCATCTAGGAGCTAGATGGTATCTTTCCAAAGCCTGGCACAGGCTGAGATTATATTTTGTCAGGCATCGTGTTAGTATATACAATTATTTTTCCCATAAATTCTTGGTATGAGTCTTGTCTATAGCTAAAATGGATAATTACATGAGTAACAGTCTTATTTATAACCTCATGATCTATGCATAGAATACAATAAGTTTGTCTAGTGGAAAGTCACATATTTCCAATACAATCAATTttgtaataattaaaaataagctcCATTATGGAATAATGACtatattaaatgaatgaatgtgcaatgaatgaatatattaaatgaatatattgaatatatatttatatattcatatatattaagcAGTATTATCAGTCTTAAGAGTAATAGGTAtattagaaataatgaaaatgccCCAAACATTAATTGATTCCTTCttgctcttaaaatattttcattgcttAATCAAATCTTGCTGTTTAAACCTAGCTAAAGATTTCAGTTCATCTGCTTGGaaacaatctttattaatataaaaGATGCATATACTAGAAATGTAAGTGTCCATTTGCACAATAGCTCTTAAGGAAGTGTAGCCTAAAGTTAAGTCAAAGGAGACACTCACCTCCCATAATGGCTGCATATGTCTTGACCATATCCTAACCACTAAACCCTGAGGAATCACTGCCTCACTGCCTCACTGCCTCACTGCCTCAGGACTCAGGCtagtctttgttttgctttctttctttctttctttctttctttctttctttctttctttctttctttctttcttctttctggggGATTTATTATTGAAATTTTACATATTTCTCTCATAAAATATATTCCAACCACATTCTTCCCTTCCTCAATCCACCAGGGTCCCCAGCACTTCTCCTCTCCACCCGACCCACTCCTCCtcaatttcccttcagaaaagagcatccttcccagggatatcaactgaacatggcaCAACTCAATAAGACTGGGAATAAACCGCCTCGGGTCAAAGCTGGATGAGACAAAGGGAGTAGGAGGACAAGGGTCCTAAAACAgtcaaaagaatcagagacacccCTACTGCCATTGTTAGAAGTACCACAAAATCcccaaacaaaataatcacagcatATATGCAGAGGTCCTAGCACAGACCCATTAAGGCTTCATGATTGCTCTGTCCGTCTCTGTGAGCTTCTAAGAGCCCTGCTTACTTGATTCTGTGGGTCATGCTCCCCTGGAGTCTctgatccctctggctcctaaaattcttctgccccctcttccgcggggttccctgagctccaccaaacatttggctgtgggtctcttagCCCTATAATTATTCTATAAACAGAATAGTGTAGTTTTATAGAAATGTTATAAAATTTGTACTTTCCCCCTCTTGCTTGAAATTATATTCTACCCGGAGGCAGAGTACCCCTAATTTGGCTCTTTGAAAAATCCAGCTACTGTGTAGGAGACAAGAGGCTCTCACCACAATGCTGTTAAGAAAGCAAATGTTCTCTGTGACCACAGAAGTGAACATGGAGGTGGACCCTTCCAGGTTGGCTATAACAAGAGACCCCAGTGCCAGATGGCACCTTTCCTGAAGCTGTGTGACACAGACAATGTAGCCTGACTGTGCCTGATTCCACAGAAACAGATAACacgttttaatttataaaattaatgtGGTGTTTTAGATGCTACATGTTCAGAGAGTATAGCCTAACTATTGATTAGTACTCTAGATTCATTTGGTCTCTCATCACACATAAAGGGGGAAAAATAATCCAAAAGTACAGAAAAGTAGCTATGCTAGAATAGTTCTTGTCATGAGATCTAAAAACCCAGTCGTATGACTGTTCCCTGTGTGACCCAATAAACTCTCAGCTTACCAAGACATTAAAGGGCAATTGAAGACAATTTCAGCAAGAAAAATAAGGAGCCATAATGACATTTTACTTATGTACctttaaacttttaatttattattaggatgtttgtttttttaatatagcaCAGAACACATTTTATGAGAGATTAGAATGCTCAAATGTGTTCATTTTAAACAGATACTAAGCAGGCTGGAGTGTGGCAAATAGTTGTTGTCCAAATCAATCTCATTTGTATCAGAGGCTTTAGAATGAGCCTCTTGGGACTCAGAACACACATGGACTACATTAGGAACTATGTGTGATGACGAGCAGGAGACTGGATGAAGGTGCTCAGCAGCAAGAACCACTAGAACAGGCTGGGCGGCAGCAAGTGGTCCTGCAGCAGGTGGTCTGGCAACAGATGGGGCGACAACAGCTGGAGATGCAGCACTGGGGTCTGCAACAGCTGGACACACAACAGCTGGAACTACCACAGCAAGGGCGGCAACAGCTGGGGCGGCAGCAGGTAGGCTGGCAGCACACAGACTGGCAGCACTGGGGCCTGCAGCAGCTGGACACACAACAGCTGGGGCGGCAGCAGCTGGGCCTGCAGCAGCTGGAAATGCAGCAGCTAGGACGGCAACAAGTGGGCTGGCAGCACACAGACTGGCAGCACTGAGGCCTGCAGCAGCTGGATACACAGCAGCTGGGGCGGCAGCAGCTGGGTCTGCAGCAGCTGGACACACAGCAGCTGGGGCGGCAGCAGGTGGTTTGgcagcagctgggctggcagcagcTTTGACCACAGCCCTCCTCAGAGCAGACAGAGCCACAGCAGGAGCTGACCATGGTGTCAGAGGTGGAGGTTCTGGATGGGTTTACAAGAAGATAGGTTGGAAGGTTTGGAAGTGGGAGTCTGCCTGCCTCCATCCCCTTTTATACCCTGCTGAGGGGCTGCTGTCCTCACATACAGCATCCTTTCCTTGTTATTGTTTATGTTAATAAATAGGTGATAATCACATTAGGCATGTTTCATTTCCTAGCTAAATTACCAAGGTTAATGTAAAAGAGTTTTCTTTTCCTAGTGTGCTAGGTTTGTGAGTTCTTGATCTGCTCAGTGTCTTATGGACATTTCCTTCTAGACTATTTTCACAAGACACTGTGTGTCATGTCATTGTATCCTTCTGTCTCATGCTACATGGTACAACTGTCTACTCTTTGATAATTATGATTCCTACAGTTCTTATCTCATGACTGAGGAGGATGAAGCTACATTAATTTAAAGGCCCATCATAGTGACTCAGGTGAGTCAAGGTTAGACCTCAGACACCTCCCTGTGTAGACTATTATCCagttttcagattttatttttaaaatgaaaacagaataacCTCCAGATAGTAAGCTAGATGGTAAaatgttgctctctctctctctctctctctctctctctctctctctctctctctctc
This window encodes:
- the Krtap4-13 gene encoding keratin associated protein 4-13, encoding MVSSCCGSVCSEEGCGQSCCQPSCCQTTCCRPSCCVSSCCRPSCCRPSCCVSSCCRPQCCQSVCCQPTCCRPSCCISSCCRPSCCRPSCCVSSCCRPQCCQSVCCQPTCCRPSCCRPCCGSSSCCVSSCCRPQCCISSCCRPICCQTTCCRTTCCRPACSSGSCC